One region of Trichoderma breve strain T069 chromosome 7 map unlocalized scaffold00007, whole genome shotgun sequence genomic DNA includes:
- a CDS encoding major facilitator superfamily domain-containing protein, translating to MSGDYSATRKSENVDTSTTASQEDSSLAPEQPEKLVGTSEVAAISNNEPTADEYPHGLRLITLVLAINLAMFLASLDQTILGTAIPKITDEFHGLSQVSWYGSAYFMCLGGFQSTWGKVYKYFPLKISFAIAVFVFELGSLICGVARNSNTFIVGRAIAGIGGAGITSGSTVILAFSAEPAKRPTLMSTMGVTYCIAFILGPLIGGAFSEKVTWRWCFYINLPIGGLAMALFFLFFRTPSVSTTQDATLKEKLLHMDPVGTVLAMGGIISFILALQYAGVSHAWNSSVVIGLLVGFVLIMVTLAAWEYFQGDYAMLPYRLFKRRVMWAGGIFQFFFVGCYFLLLFYLPIYFQSIKGVSAIHSGVDNLPLVLSACLFIILGGAAVEKTHMATPYMTAGAAVAAVATGLLYTLDVDTSSGKWIGYQVLVGAGLAFPFQNALNILQAEVDADDMSPATSSLYFFQILGGAFSISAAQAAFNNRLLHSLTTNAPGVSPLLVLATGASDLRSVFSADELPGVILSYMDGLKAAFAVSVGLVGTAFLVSFIVPWKKINLKPGEAVAMA from the exons ATGAGCGGAGACTACAGTGCCACGAGGAAATCTGAGAATGTCGATACGTCGACTACAGCGTCCCAAGAGGATAGCTCTCTTGCTCCAGAACAACCCGAGAAACTTGTCGGAACCTCAGAAGTGGCCGCAATTTCCAACAATGAGCCGACTGCAGATGAATATCCGCATGGGCTACGCTTGATAACTCTTGTCTTGGCTATCAACCTGGCTATGTTTTTAGCCTCCCTCGATCAG ACTATTCTCGGTACAGCGATCCCCAAAATCACGGATGAGTTCCACGGCCTCAGTCAAGTATCATGGTACGGATCAGCGTACTTTATGTGCCTCGGCGGTTTCCAGTCCACCTGGGGCAAAGTCTACAAGTACTTTCCTTTGAAGATCTCCTTTGCGATAGCAGTCTTCGTCTTTGAGCTAGGAAGTCTTATTTGTGGAGTGGCTCGAAACTCCAACACCTTCATTGTCGGCCGAGCAATTGCAGGTATTGGAGGTGCTGGTATCACCTCAGGCTCTACCGTCATCTTGGCGTTCAGCGCAGAGCCCGCCAAACGACCGACATTGATGAGCACTATGGGAGTCACCTATTGTATTGCTTTCATCCTTGGACCGCTTATTGGCGGAGCCTTCTCAGAGAAAGTAACGTGGAGATGGTGCTTCTATATTAACTTGCCCATTGGTGGACTTGCTATGGCTTtgtttttcctcttcttcagaacCCCGAGTGTCTCCACTACACAAGATGCAACgctgaaggagaagctctTGCACATGGATCCGGTCGGCACCGTGCTGGCCATGGGCGGTATTatcagcttcatccttgCACTCCAGTACGCTGGCGTCAGCCATGCTTGGAACAGCAGTGTGGTCATCGGGCTGCTTGTCGGATTCGTTCTCATAATGGTCACGCTTGCTGCCTGGGAATACTTCCAAGGCGATTACGCCATGTTGCCCTACAGACTATTCAAGCGCCGTGTGATGTGGGCTGGCGGTATATTCCAGTTCTTTTTCGTCGGCTGCTactttttgctcttgttctaCCTTCCCATTTACTTCCAGAGCATCAAGGGTGTTAGTGCTATTCACTCCGGTGTTGACAACCTGCCTTTGGTCCTTTCCGCTTGTTTGTTCATCATCCTTGGAGGAGCCGCCGTGGAGAAGACGCACATGGCGACCCCCTACATGACTGCTGGCGCAGCAGTAGCGGCAGTGGCCACTGGATTGCTTTACACGCTCGATGTCGACACGTCCAGTGGAAAATGGATCGGCTATCAAGTTCTCGTTGGTGCTGGTCTTGCATTTCCATTCCAGAATGCCCTGAATATTCTCCAAGCCGAGGTTGACGCTGACGACATGTCGCCTGCTACATCGAGTCTATACT TTTTCCAGATCCTTGGAGGTGCATTCAGCATCTCGGCGGCCCAAGCAGCTTTCAACAACAGGCTGCTTCACTCTTTGACAACCAACGCACCGGGAGTTTCTCCACTACTGGTTCTCGCAACAGGGGCCTCCGACCTTCGCTCAGTCTTTTCGGCGGATGAGCTGCCAGGCGTCATCTTGTCATACATGGATGGTCTCAAGGCCGCCTTTGCTGTTTCAGTCGGACTGGTTGGCACGGCTTTTCTGGTCAGCTTCATCGTTCcatggaagaagatcaaTTTGAAGCCTGGAGAGGCAGTTGCTATGGCTTAA
- a CDS encoding 2OG-Fe(II) oxygenase superfamily domain-containing protein, whose product MSEEDISLPIIDLSGYLSPKSPDDRQNVIEQIRDACRDFGFFQLKGHGIPISLQKELLKSLGTLFSMPKEEKMKLSYLENPCRRGYEASGMSMREGDAMPDSKEAYYLGREDPVVEFSGFYGPNVWPNLPEEDFRGPVWEYYQKTSQLGKTIWEVLLQGLGYSTDLMEAFAKRPLVQMKLIRYPSPSVTLPGQFGVGAHNDFGGVTVLLQQAGKDGLEVWLEKQQKWLSVPAIEDVYVINCGDMIMKWSGGRYKSVRHRVINKTEGERLSCATFWHGDVFATNPLNPEDPNKETVGQLLVKRFRHQMSIHKEGLAQVGEL is encoded by the exons ATGTCGGAAGAAGATATCTCGTTGCCCATCATTGACCTTAGCGGCTATCTGTCGCCAAAGTCGCCTGATGATCGGCAGAATGTAATTGAGCAAATCCGGGATGCCTGCCGGGACTTTGGCTTTTTCCAGCTTAAAGGCCATGGTATACCAATAAGCCTGCAAAAGGAGCTGCTGAAAAGTCTCGGCACACTTTTTAGCATgcccaaggaagagaaaatgaagctCTCCTATCTGGAAAATCCGTGCCGTCGAGGATATGAAGCATCAGGCATGTCAATGCGAGAGGGAGACGCAATGCCGGATTCGAAAGAG GCCTACTACCTTGGTCGAGAAGATCCCGTTGTGGAGTTCTCCGGCTTTTATGGGCCCAACGTCTGGCCGAATCTTCCTGAAGAGGACTTTCGTGGCCCGGTGTGGGAATACTACCAGAAGACGAGCCAGCTAGGTAAGACTATTTGGGAAGTCTTACTCCAGGGTCTGGGTTATAGCACGGATTTGATGGAAGCATTTGCCAAGAGGCCACTTGTGCAGATGAAGTTGATCCGCTATCCATCTCCGAGCGTAACCTTGCCGGGCCAGTTTGGTGTGGGCGCGCACAACGACTTTGGAGGCGTTACCGTTCTCTTACAGCAAGCAGGAAAGGACGGCCTCGAGGTCTGGCTGGAAAAGCAGCAAAAGTGGCTTTCCGTTCCCGCCATCGAGGATGTGTATGTCATTAACTGTGGTGACATGATCATGAAGTGGAGCGGCGGCCGTTACAAGAGTGTGAGGCACAGGGTCATCAACAAAACAGAGGGCGAAAGACTCTCGTGTGCGACCTTTTGGCACGGTGACGTGTTCGCAACCAACCCACTGAATCCAGAGGATCCCAACAAGGAGACCGTTGGACAATTGCTAGTGAAGCGATTCCGTCACCAAATGTCTATCCACAAAGAGGGCCTTGCTCAAGTTGGAGAGCTCTAA
- a CDS encoding FAD binding domain-containing protein produces MHVLIAGAGLGGLTLAQNLRKRGISYEIFERDEHKDARFQGWAIALHTISITDELVASMPSDMPDLRQATDHMSPLKIPTQICLYPAESNVRVGWEDCPETPFIRAERYRLRNHLATNIPIQWGKRVQRIEHDDKGVAVYFEDGTSAKGDILVGADGVKSVVRQQLLQKSHDEVLKIIPLAAIVGELKLSGEAFKRQLQLSHGSYSLIDSEKGYLTFCSLHDVAPDGKSARYYWIMSRSDPTIADPDHWLHKATQQEKLDHAREVMSNREPKFREIFDLTPVEGVKKETHIWRDLELSSLPAGRVVLMGDAAHVMTPFRGEGGYNTFIDAMALSKILDRLDKEDKTHDIESIKASVNEYNAEMLERGVKSVQLSREWVDGSKVNSKKPLLAPMKVIPFSEVPLEVAA; encoded by the exons ATGCACGTTCTTATTGCAGGAGCCGGGCTTGGTGGGCTCACACTGGCCCAGAACCTCCGGAAACGGGGCATTTCCTATGAGATATTCGAGCGCGATGAGCATAAAGATGCGCGATTCCAGGGATGGGCCATTGCTTTGCACAC TATTAGCATCACAGACGAACTTGTGGCATCTATGCCATCTGATATGCCCGATTTGAGACAGGCCACAGACCACATGTCTCCTCTCAAAATCCCTACCCAGATCTGTCTATACCCCGCTGAAAGCAACGTTCGAGTGGGGTGGGAG GATTGTCCAGAAACGCCCTTTATCCGCGCAGAGCGCTACCGGCTGAGGAATCACTTGGCTACCAATATTCCAATTCAGTGGGGAAAGCGTGTCCAGCGCATTGAACATGATGATAAAGGCGTCGCTGTTTATTTTGAAGACGGAACCAGTGCCAAAGGAGACATTCTTGTCGGTGCTGATGGTGTGAAAAGTGTTG TTcgacagcagcttctgcaaaAGTCTCACGATGAGGTTCTGAAAATTATCCCACTGGCCGCCATCGTGGGCGAGCTGAAGCTCTCTGGAGAGGCCTTCAAGCGCCAACTCCAGCTCAGCCATGGAAGCTATTCGCTGATTGACTCCGAGAAGGGTTATCTGACTTTCTGCTCGCTGCATGACGTCGCGCCTGACGGAAAGTCGGCGCGGTACTACTGGATCATGTCTCGATCAGACCCCACCATTGCCGATCCAGACCACTGGCTGCACAAAGCCACCCAACAAGAGAAGTTGGACCACGCCCGCGAGGTCATGAGCAATCGAGAACCCAAGTTTCGCGAGATATTTGACCTAACCCCTGTTGAGGGTGTCAAGAAGGAGACTCATATCTGGCGCGACCTCGAGCTTTCTAGTCTGCCAGCTGGCCGGGTCGTTTTAATGGGCGATGCGGCACACGTCATGACGCCCTTCCGTGGCGAGGGAGGCTATAACACATTCATCGATGCCATGGCCCTTTCCAAGATCCTAGACCGActtgacaaagaagacaagacTCATGACATCGAATCGATCAAGGCTTCTGTTAACGAGTACAATGCTGAGATGTTGGAGCGCGGGGTGAAATCCGTGCAGCTCTCTCGAGAGTGGGTTGACGGGTCGAAGGTTAATTCCAAGAAGCCGTTGCTTGCACCTATGAAAGTCATCCCATTTTCGGAAGTCCCTCTGGAGGTCGCGGCTTGA